A part of Lagopus muta isolate bLagMut1 chromosome 26, bLagMut1 primary, whole genome shotgun sequence genomic DNA contains:
- the GRIN3B gene encoding glutamate receptor ionotropic, NMDA 3B isoform X1, whose amino-acid sequence MEGLRALWLLAAALGAAGGHPHPCRGPSRPGPAVRLGALLPSASSGPVRAALSGGGPGAVLPYNRSLEVVAGRPAARDPASLLRWLCGALLGRGVAAVLAVPRSRRELLQIDFFAAALRVPFVSVVGSGRAPPFRSQSPFHFHMDRQSSLETLAEVLASILQAHEWREATLVLCRPWDVTAFLDRAQLSLHAVLDLRCLHEPRAERCLRQHREHLGALSGPTLVLGCDLRRARRLFRAAERAGLRAQEVCWVLGSPLHAAELQGEGLPGGLLAFGEVGAAPLEAFVRDAVELVSRAIGGAAAVRPDLALNPPMVNCNDHSGDSAESSGRFLTRFLSNTSFHGQTGLVRVQDGTRVQTEQQYRVWSLQRDLQGRPAWVTVGTWQHGKLQLEEGAWQSHLQRKAPPEGNGGTRARLRVVTLVEHPFVFTREVDEDGSCPAGQLCLDPGTNDSAVLDALFEELSAENGSVPREYKKCCYGYCIDLLERLAEDVPFDFELYIVGDGKYGAWKNGRWTGLVGDLLSGTAHMAVTSFSINSARSKVIDFTSPFFSTSLGILVRTKDTASPIGAFMWPLHWTTWVGIFVALHMTALFLTLYEWKSPYGMTPHGRNRMKIFSYSSALNLCYAILFGRTVSSKTPKCCTGRFLMNLWAIFCLLVLSSYTANLAAVMVGEKTFEELSGIHDPKLHHPSQGFRFGTVWESSAEEYIKKSFPEMHGHMWRYNAPTTPAGVTMLKTEPPKLNAFIMDKSLLDYEVSIDSDCKLLTVGKPFAIEGYGIGLPQHSPLTSKLSEFISRYKSAGFMDLLHDKWYRMVPCGKRVFAVTETLQMGIYHFSGLFVLLCIGLGGALLTSLGEHAFYRLILPRIRRQKRFSYWLHTSQKIHRALNMGTEEQRRQKLSLEQRRSPQQNPAPERKEVRRVRFQLDTSEEPPGPPSNGLVQGERAGGERELQELEEKIEAMREQLRAALLRKSELVSALGTTRGPGAEQSQEDSCTVKAAE is encoded by the exons ATGGAGGGGCTGCGGGCGCTGTGGCTGCTGGCGGCCGcgctgggggctgcggggggacACCCGCATCCCTGCCGCGGTCCGagccggcccggccccgccgtgCGTCTGGGAGCGCTGCTGCCCTCCGCCTCCTCCGGCCCCGTCCGCGCCGCTCTGTCCGGTGGGGGTCCCGGGGCGGTGCTGCCGTACAACCGCAGCCTGGAGGTGGTGGCGGGCCGTCCGGCGGCGCGGGACCCGGCCTCGCTGTTGCGGTGGCTGTGCGGGGCTCTGCTGGGGCGAGGCGTGGCGGCGGTGCTGGCCGTGCCCCGATCCCGCCGCGAGCTGCTCCAGATCGACTTCTTCGCCGCGGCTCTGCGCGTTCCCTTCGTCAGCGTCGTCGGCAGCGGCCGCGCTCCGCCGTTCCGCTCTCAG AGCCCCTTCCACTTCCACATGGACCGGCAGAGCTCGCTGGAGACGCTGGCAGAGGTGCTGGCGAGCATCCTGCAGGCCCACGAGTGGCGCGAGGCCACGCTGGTGCTGTGCCGCCCCTGGGATGTCACCGCCTTCCTCGACCGTGCACAGCTCTCCCTGCACGCTGTGCTGGATCTCCGGTGCCTGCATGAGCCCAGGGCTGAGCGGTGCCTCCGGCAGCACCGGGAGCATCTGGGAGCCCTCTCCGGCCCCACGTTGGTGCTGGGCTGCGACTTGCGGCGCGCACGGCGGCTCTTCAGGGCTGCGGAgcgtgcggggctgcgggcgcaGGAGGtttgctgggtgctgggctCCCCGCTGCACGCCGCAGAGTTGCAGGGCGAGGGGCTGCCCGGGGGGCTGCTGGCCTTTGGGGAGGTGGGCGCTGCACCGCTGGAGGCCTTTGTGCGTGACGCAGTGGAGTTGGTGAGCCGTGCCATCGGCGGCGCCGCCGCTGTGCGCCCCGACCTCGCGCTCAACCCCCCCATGGTGAACTGCAACGACCACAGCGGGGACAGCGCTGAGTCCTCAGGGCGCTTCCTGACCCG GTTCCTATCCAACACATCTTTCCACGGGCAGACGGGGTTGGTGCGGGTGCAGGACGGGACACGGGTGCAGACGGAGCAGCAGTACCGCGTGTGGAGCCTTCAGCGCGACCTGCAGGGACGGCCTGCCTGGGTGACAGTGGGCACGTGGCAGCACGgcaagctgcagctggaggagggcGCGTGGCAAAGCCACCTCCAGCGCAAAGCACCCCCAGAAGGGAACGGCGGCACTCGTGCACGGCTGCGGGTGGTGACGCTGGTGGAGCATCCTTTTGTCTTCACACGAGAGGTGGATGAGGATGGGAGCTGCCCCGCCGGGCAGCTCTGCCTGGACCCCGGCACCAATGACTCGGCCGTGCTGGATGCACTCTTTGAGGAGCTGAGCGCTGAGAACGGCTCTGTGCCGCGGGAGTACAAGAAGTGCTGCTATGGGTACTGCATCGACCTGCTGGAGCGGCTGGCTGAGGACGTGCCCTTTGACTTCGAGCTCTACATTGTGGGCGATGGGAAATACGGCGCGTGGAAGAACGGGCGCTGGACGGGGCTGGTGGGGGACCTGCTCAGCGGCACGGCCCACATGGCCGTCACCTCCTTCAGCATCAATTCAGCACGCAGCAAAGTCATCGACTTCACCAGCCCTTTCTTCTCCACCAGCCTGGGCATCCTGGTGAGGACCAAGGACACGGCGTCGCCCATCGGGGCCTTCATGTGGCCCCTGCACTGGACCACGTGGGTGGGCATCTTCGTGGCCCTGCACATGACCGCACTCTTCCTCACCCTTTACGAGTGGAAGAGCCCCTACGGAATGACCCCCCACGGCCGCAACCGCATGAAGATCTTCTCCTACTCCTCAGCCCTCAACCTCTGCTACGCCATCCTCTTTGGGCGCACCGTCTCCAGCAAGACGCCCAAGTGCTGCACCGGCCGCTTCCTCATGAACCTCTGGGCCATCTTCTGCCTCCTGGTGCTTTCCAGCTACACGGCCAACCTGGCGGCCGTCATGGTGGGCGAGAAGACCTTCGAGGAGCTCTCGGGCATCCACGACCCCAAG CTGCACCACCCCTCGCAGGGTTTCCGCTTTGGCACCGTATGGGAGAGCAGTGCCGAGGAGTACATCAAGAAGAGCTTCCCCGAAATGCACGGGCACATGTGGCGTTACAATGCCCCCACCACCCCCGCCGGTGTCACCATGCTCAA GACGGAACCCCCCAAGCTCAACGCCTTCATCATGGATAAGTCCCTGCTGGACTACGAGGTGTCCATCGACTCCGACTGCAAGCTGCTCACCGTAGGGAAGCCTTTTGCCATTGAAG GCTACGGCATCGGCCTCCCCCAGCACTCACCGCTGACCTCGAAGCTGTCAGAGTTCATCAGTCGCTACAAGTCAGCCGGTTTCATGGACCTGCTGCACGACAAGTGGTACCGCATGGTGCCCTGCGGCAAGCGCGTCTTCGCTGTCACGGAG ACCCTGCAGATGGGGATCTACCATTTCTCGGggctgtttgtgctgctgtgcatcGGGCTGGGCGGGGCGTTGCTCACCTCGCTGGGGGAGCACGCCTTCTATCGCCTCATCCTGCCCCGCATCCGCCGCCAGAAGCGGTTCAGCTACTGGCTGCACACCAGCCag AAAATCCACCGCGCTCTCAACATGGGCACGgaagagcagaggaggcagaaGCTGAGCCTGGAGCAGAG
- the WDR18 gene encoding WD repeat-containing protein 18, with translation MAAPMEVALVSDAAGPLCNCSVWELHSGSALPGYRGGNTGPRGLALLGGEHLLGAQLGKSYINVWELQRKDQLQQKIICPGPVTCLTASPNGLYILAGVAESIYLWEVSNGNLLAILNRHYQDLTCLCFTDDSSHFLSGAKDCLALVWNLYSVLQAEPSQIPDPRHVWSRHSLPITDMCCGFGGPLARAATASLDQTAKLWEISSGELLLSVLFDVGIMAVTLDLSEYHMFCGGMDGSIFQVDLCAWPVQRDRTFQTERENGKIFKGHRNQVTCLSVSTDGSLLLSGSHDETVRLWDIQSKQCLKTMNHKGPVTNAFIVLAPANMLNPDGKPSVPLPKFSKHLYGTESTDEQGSEGVTLRLGLHQQESGESYLEKAEKMYSQMCSTREKNLMGDQEHLTIQVSELEEEVSTLRKINKNLFDFSARIITKPAK, from the exons ATGGCGGCGCCCATGGAGGTGGCGTTGGTGTCGGACGCCGCCGGGCCGCTTTGTAACTGCTCGGTTTGGGAGCTGCATTCGGGTTCCGCTTTGCCCGGTTATCGCGGTGGGAACACCGGACCGCGCGGGTTGGCGCTGCTGGGAGGCGAACACCTGCTGGGAGCCCAGCTGGGCAAGAGCTACATCAACgtgtgggagctgcagaggaag GACCAGCTCCAGCAGAAGATCATTTGCCCCGGACCGGTGACCTGCCTAACAGCTTCTCCCAACGGGCTCTACATCCTGGCTGGTGTTGCTGAGAGCATCTACCTGTGGGAG GTCTCCAATGGAAACCTCCTGGCCATCCTGAACCGACACTACCAGGACCTCACATGCCTCTGCTTCACTGATGACAGCAGCCACTTTCTCTCGGGGGCAAAGGACTGCCTGGCGCTGGTGTGGAACTTGTACAG TGTTCTACAGGCAGAGCCCTCCCAGATCCCAGACCCTCGCCACGTGTGGTCCCGACACAGCCTCCCCATCACAGACATGTGCTGTGGCTTTGGAGGACCTTTGGCACGAGCTGCCACCGCCTCCCTTGACCAGACAGCAAAG CTGTGGGAAATCTCATCCGGGGAGCTCCTGCTTTCAGTCCTGTTTGATGTGGGGATCATGGCTGTTACCCTGGACCTCTCAGAGTATCACATGTTCTGCGGTGGCATGGATGGATCCATATTCCAGGTTGACCTCTGTGCCTGG CCAGTCCAGAGAGACCGGACCTTCCAGACAGAGCGGGAGAATGGGAAGATCTTCAAAGGGCACAG GAACCAGGTGACGTGTCTGTCGGTCTCCACGGATGGCAGCCTGTTGCTTTCTGGCTCACACGATGAAACGGTGCGGCTATGGGACATCCAGAGCAAGCAGTGCCTGAAGACGATGAATCACAAAG GTCCGGTTACGAACGCCTTCATAGTGCTGGCTCCAGCCAACATGCTCAACCCAGATGGGAAACCCAGCGTGCCTCTTCCTAAATTCAGCAAGCACCTCTATGGCACTGAAAGCACTGATGAGCAGGGCAGCGAGGGAGTGACGCTGCGCCTCGGGCTGCACCAGCAG GAGTCTGGGGAGAGCTATCTAGAGAAGGCTGAGAAGATGTACTCTCAGATGTGCTCAACGAGAGAAAAG AACCTGATGGGAGACCAGGAACATCTGACCATCCAGGTGAGCGAGCTGGAAGAGGAGGTGAGCACCCTCCGGAAAATCAACAAGAACCTCTTTGACTTCTCCGCTCGCATCATCACCAAGCCAGCCAAATGA
- the ARID3A gene encoding AT-rich interactive domain-containing protein 3A, translated as MKLQAVMENLQRQQRARLQQALEARQQEQQQQQQQQRSTPPPAQPPPASGQTPARGRGPDLAPAPLEEGTEPESAHIQRAQMAALAAMRAAAAGLSHSSSPGLSEESQEEEERGEEEEEEEDGGGYQQEMGSEEEEDLKGKWDEEEFEEDLGEEEEEEEEEEEEEEEEEEEEEEDYEEEEDMGEEGLGSAEAVRTGTGSLLLRKPPAPQHCRGEAQRLPGAQERLPAGLGPQGHAQLPQPAPDHGDWTYEEQFKQLYELDGDPRRKEFLDDLFSFMQKRGTPVNRIPIMAKQVLDLYMLYMLVTEKGGLVEVINKKLWREITKGLNLPTSITSAAFTLRTQYMKYLYPYECEKRGLSNPNELQAAIDSNRREGRRQGFGSSLFTYSPGGTHGLLSSPKLPVPALGLASATNGGAIAPVQKIKKEEDAPIPISMPSRLPVSLAGHPVVAAQAAAVQVAAAAQAVALEQLREKLESGEPPEKKMALVTDEQQRLMQRALQQNLLAMTAQLPMSIRINSQGTRSPENRQDTSSSTANNGTNSISMSVEINGIVYTGVLFAQTPGPSSSSSSSSSSYSKGNGGSRGGGGDKGTNSSGTGGSGSSMGSVPPAAPPAVPVPPPSSTSNNASP; from the exons ATGAAGCTGCAGGCAGTGATGGAGAACCTGCAGCGACAGCAGCGCGCCCGGCTGCAGCAGGCTCTGGAAGCacggcagcaggagcagcagcagcagcagcagcagcaacgcTCCACGCCCCCCCCGGCGCAGCCCCCGCCGGCCTCAGGACAGACCCCTGCCCGGGGACGAGGCCCTGATTTGGCCCCAGCCCCTTTGGAGGAAGGCACGGAACCTGAGAGCGCTCACATCCAGAGGGCACAGATGGCTGCCCTGGCTGCCATGCGGGCCGCAGCCGCCGGCCTCAGCCACTCATCCAGCCCAGGGCTGTCGGAGGAGagccaggaggaggaggaacgtggtgaggaggaggaagaggaagaggatggTGGTGGCTACCAGCAGGAGATGGGCtccgaggaggaggaggacct GAAGGGCAAATGGGATGAAGAAGAATTTGAAGAGGACCTgggcgaggaggaggaggaggaggaagaagaagaagaagaggaagaagaggaggaggaagaagaagaggaagactatgaggaggaggaagacatGGGCGAGGAGGGGCTGGGCTCAGCGGAGGCGGTGCGGACAGGCACGGGGTCCCTGCTGCTCCGAAAGCCGCCGGCACCTCAGCACTGCCGGGGTGAAGCACAGCGGCTGCCGGGCGCACAGGAGCGACTCCCAGCTGGACTGGGCCCCCAGGGCCACgcacagctcccacagcctgCACCCGACCACGGCGACTGGACCTACGAGGAGCAGTTCAAGCAG CTGTATGAGTTGGACGGTGACCCCCGGAGGAAGGAGTTCCTGGACGACCTCTTCAGCTTCATGCAGAAGCGAG GGACCCCCGTGAACCGGATCCCCATCATGGCCAAGCAGGTGCTGGATCTGTACATGCTCTACATGCTGGTGACGGAGAAGGGAGGCCTGGTGGAGGTCATCAACAAGAAGCTGTGGCGAGAGATCACCAAGGGGCTCAACCTGCCCACCTCCATCACCAGCGCGGCCTTCACGCTCCGCACCCA GTACATGAAGTACCTGTACCCCTATGAATGTGAGAAGCGGGGCCTGAGCAACCCCAACGAGCTGCAGGCGGCCATTGACAGCAACCGAAGGGAGGGCCGCCGGCAGGGATTTGGCAGCTCGCTCTTCACCTACTCACCTGGTGGCACCCATGGGCTCCTCTCCTCACCCAAGCTGCCGGTGCCAGCCCTGGGGTTGGCCTCAGCCACCAACGGCGGTGCCATCGCTCCCGTCCAGAAGATCAAGAAAG AGGAGGACGcacccatccccatctccatgcCCAGCCGGCTGCCAGTGTCGCTGGCCGGACACCCAGTGGTGGCAGCTCAAGCTGCAGCCGtgcaggtggcagcagcagcccaggccGTGGCACTGGAGCAGCTGCGGGAGAAGCTGGAATCAGGGGAACCcccagagaagaaaatggcacTGGTGACAGACGAGCAGCAGCGGCTGATGCAGCGTGCCCTGCAGCAAAACCTCCTGGCCAtgacagcacagctgcccatgaGCATCCGCATCAACAGCCAGGGCACGCGCTCGCCAG AGAACCGCCAGGacacctccagcagcacagccaacaACGGCACCAACAGCATCAGCATGTCGGTTGAGATCAACGGTATCGTCTACACAG GTGTGCTGTTCGCCCAGACGCCCggcccttcctcctcctcctcctcgtcctcctcctcctacAGCAAAGGCAACGGCGGCagccgcggcggcggcggtgaCAAAGGCACCAACAGCAGCGGGACGgggggcagtgggagcagcatGGGCAGCGTCCCCCCCGCTGCTCCCCCCGCCGTGCCTGTGCCCCCCCCCAGCTCTACCTCCAACAACGCTTCGCCTTaa